TAGGTTACAGGTGTAAAGGTGGTGACATCAAAGCCGAGTAATACTAATCGCCCGAAGCTTTCTCAAGCAACAGAACTATATTGTTGTCTTCTCACCCTTTTCAATAACTTCTTTCAATAATATGTCATTGTTCAGCTAAAAGCTGAGAGCCGAAAGCATAAAGCTTTTTCTCCAGCAGAAAGCTAACAATAAAAAGTAAGGTAAAACAGAAAGGAAAGCTTTGCGCTTTTAACCTTTCGGCTTTCACCTCAAAATCTTCAGGTGCCTATATCGGCGGTGTCCACCTCTTCCCATTCCGAACAGAGAAGTTAAGCCCGCCAGAGCCGATGGTACTGCGGTAAAACGTGGGAGAGTAGGTCGGTGCCAACCTTTACTAAAGCCCCTTTCAGCAATGAGAGGGGCTTTTTGCGTTTCGGATATATAGTGGCGCAAATAAGGTATTTATTAGATAATGATGCAGGTGGTGACGATGCTTACAACCGCAGGTTTTCGTTTAAATGAGAAGCTATATCCTTAAAGGATTAAACAGGTTGAGATATAATTGTGAGTTGAACTCACTTACGCATTAATTAAAAGCAATATCACTTACTTAAAATTTTCCGGGTCACAAACTCATTAAAAAAGTAATCCCGGTAAATATTGCCTATCGGGATCTCGCTTTCCCTGATGTACACGGTATTATTATCTACTGAATCAATGTTATTTACGTTAATGATGTAAGATTTACTAACCCTGACAAAAGAACTTTTCGGCAGCAATTCATGAATGGTTTTGATATTCATAAGTGTGATCACCTTTTGGTTGAGTAAATAGATGATTACATAGTCCTTCAAACCTTCAATATACAGTATGTCGCTAAAATGTACCTTGAAAATTCTGCGCTCCGATTTTACGAAGATGTAATCAGTGGTAATGGTTTCAATGTTACTTTTCGTTTGCTCCGTATGAAATAACTTACAATAGGTACCGGCTTTTTCAACCGCTTTCTGAAAACGTTCCAGTTTTACGGGTTTGATCAGGTAGTCAATAGCGTCAACTTCATAACTTTCGGAGGCAAACTCGTGAAACGCGGTTGTAAATATCACCAGGGTGTCCCTCGGGATGGTGCGCGCAAATTCGATCCCGTTCACCCCCGGCATCTGAATATCCAGAAAGATCAGGTCCACGGGATTGGTGGCGAGAAAGGCTTTCGTTGCCTCAACCCCGTTAAATGAACCTACCACCTCCAGGTTTTCTGTTTGATAAATCAGCTTCTGTATCGCTTTTCTGGCTAATGGTTCATCATCTACTATAATGCAGTTCATAGTTCAAATTTAAAAATAAGGTAACGCAATAACTTTCCGGACAATCTTCTATTTTCAGGGCATGTGATGATGGAAAAAGCAGTTCTAAACGCCTTTTGATATTGGCCAGGCCGAGGCCGCCGGATTTACTGACCGCTTTTACCGCCGGTTTGGAGTTTACACATTTGAAAAAAAGCTCGTTTTGTCGGACATCGAAATATAAGTTCAGATACGATGATTTCGCGGAATCGTTGTTATGCTTTACAGCGTTCTCAACAAAGGAGATAAATAGTAAAGGCGGTACCTGGACACCACTGAGTTCGCCCTCCTTAGAGATCAAAAAATTGAAATTAT
This Mucilaginibacter defluvii DNA region includes the following protein-coding sequences:
- a CDS encoding LytTR family DNA-binding domain-containing protein; the protein is MNCIIVDDEPLARKAIQKLIYQTENLEVVGSFNGVEATKAFLATNPVDLIFLDIQMPGVNGIEFARTIPRDTLVIFTTAFHEFASESYEVDAIDYLIKPVKLERFQKAVEKAGTYCKLFHTEQTKSNIETITTDYIFVKSERRIFKVHFSDILYIEGLKDYVIIYLLNQKVITLMNIKTIHELLPKSSFVRVSKSYIINVNNIDSVDNNTVYIRESEIPIGNIYRDYFFNEFVTRKILSK